In a single window of the Chelonia mydas isolate rCheMyd1 chromosome 8, rCheMyd1.pri.v2, whole genome shotgun sequence genome:
- the TMED9 gene encoding transmembrane emp24 domain-containing protein 9, whose amino-acid sequence MAAPGGPVGLGLLLLAGAVSRGFGLYFHLGETERRCFIEEIPDETMVIGNYRTQLYDKQREDYMPATPGLGMFVEVKDPDDKVILSRQYGSEGRFTFTSHTPGEHQICLHSNSTKFSLFAGGMLRVHLDIQVGEHANDYAEIAAKDKLSELQLRVRQLIEQVEQIQKEQNYQRWREERFRQTSESTNQRVLWWSIVQTLILVAIGVWQMRHLKSFFEAKKLV is encoded by the exons ATGGCGGCTCCCGGCGGACCGGTGGGCCTGGGCCTGCTGCTGCTCGCTGGCGCCGTGTCCCGCGGTTTCGGCCTCTACTTCCACCTGGGCGAGACCGAGCGCCGCTGCTTCATTGAGGAGATCCCGGACGAGACCATGGTGATAG gGAATTACCGTACCCAGCTATATGATAAGCAACGGGAGGATTACATGCCTGCCACACCTGGGCTTGGTATGTTCGTGGAGGTGAAGGACCCTGATGATAAG GTCATCCTGTCGAGGCAGTACGGCTCTGAGGGCAGATTCACCTTCACCTCGCACACTCCTGGAGAGCATCAGATCTGCCTGCATTCTAACTCCACCAAATTCTCCCTCTTTGCAGGGGGTATGCTG AGGGTTCACCTGGATATCCAGGTGGGGGAACATGCGAATGACTATGCTGAGATCGCTGCCAAGGACAAGCTGAGTGAGCTGCAGCTCCGGGTGCGGCAGCTCATTGAGCAGGTGGAGCAAATCCAGAAGGAGCAGAACTACCAGCGG TGGCGAGAGGAGCGGTTCCGCCAGACCAGTGAGAGCACCAACCAGCGGGTTCTCTGGTGGTCCATTGTCCAGACCCTCATTCTTGTTGCCATTGGTGTATGGCAGATGAGGCACCTCAAGAGTTTCTTTGAAGCCAAGAAACTGGTATAA